The following are from one region of the Synechococcus sp. CBW1108 genome:
- the glgB gene encoding 1,4-alpha-glucan branching protein GlgB, translated as MSVLSLDWMVQDAERLAECRHDYPFAVLGPQPLESAGWVVRIWMPEAETVELLVDGQALAMQTPNHPWIHEVELGSDPGMGYQVRVVRGGIEHVQHDPWSFRGEWMGELDRLLFAEGNHHHIWRKMGAHAVEQNGVSGVQFCLWAPNARSVAVLGNFNSWDGRHHPMQSRMGGCWELFIPGLKPGEIYKYEVRAQNGHCYQKADPYGFRHEVRPNNGSIVETLAGYSWGDAGWMEERDSRNPLDQPVAVYEMHLGSWMHAAADQPYIEPDGTPRPPVPAADLKPGARLLTYPELADRLIPYVKARGFTHIELMPISEHPFDGSWGYQVTGWYAPTSRFGSPDEFRAFVDRCHSEGIGVILDWVPGHFPKDAHGLAFFDGAHLYEHADPRIGEHKEWGTLIFNYSRNEVRNFLVANLVYWFEQFHIDGIRVDAVASMLYRDYLRPDGEWLPNEHGGRENTEAVRFLQQANHVLFEHFPGALSIAEESTTWPMVTQPTNIGGLGFNLKWNMGWMHDMLDYFELDPWFRQFHQNNVTFSIWYAFTENFMLALSHDEVVHGKSNLLHKMPGDDWQKFANVRALLAYMWTHPGKKTIFMGMEFGQRAEWNVWGDLQWELLEYDAHQGLQRLVDDLNVFYKSERALWGDDFSEFGFQWIDCNDNRHSIISFMRRESATGSWLVVVANFTPQSHSHYRVGVPLEGFYTEAFNTDAERYGGSNLGNLGGKFTDEWGIHGYEHSLDLCLPPLSVLVFRRDEKRSVISLG; from the coding sequence ATGTCCGTGCTCAGCCTTGATTGGATGGTGCAGGACGCCGAGCGGTTGGCCGAATGCCGCCACGACTATCCCTTCGCCGTGCTGGGCCCCCAGCCCCTGGAGAGCGCAGGCTGGGTGGTGAGGATCTGGATGCCTGAGGCCGAAACCGTCGAGCTGCTGGTCGACGGACAGGCCCTGGCGATGCAGACCCCCAACCATCCCTGGATCCATGAGGTCGAACTGGGCAGCGATCCGGGCATGGGCTACCAGGTGCGGGTGGTGCGGGGCGGGATTGAACATGTCCAGCACGATCCCTGGTCTTTCCGTGGTGAGTGGATGGGTGAACTTGATCGGCTGCTATTCGCCGAGGGGAATCACCATCACATCTGGCGTAAAATGGGCGCCCACGCGGTGGAGCAGAACGGCGTCAGCGGCGTGCAGTTCTGCCTGTGGGCACCCAATGCCCGCAGCGTGGCTGTACTCGGCAACTTCAACAGCTGGGATGGGCGGCACCATCCGATGCAGAGTCGGATGGGCGGCTGCTGGGAGCTGTTCATCCCCGGGCTCAAGCCTGGTGAGATCTACAAATACGAGGTACGCGCCCAGAACGGCCACTGCTATCAGAAGGCAGACCCCTACGGCTTCCGCCATGAGGTGCGCCCCAACAACGGCTCGATCGTGGAAACCCTCGCCGGCTACAGCTGGGGCGATGCCGGCTGGATGGAAGAGCGCGACAGCCGCAATCCGCTCGATCAACCCGTGGCGGTGTACGAGATGCACCTGGGCAGCTGGATGCACGCCGCCGCCGACCAGCCCTACATCGAACCCGATGGCACCCCCCGCCCGCCGGTGCCCGCGGCCGATCTCAAGCCGGGCGCCCGCCTGCTCACCTATCCGGAGCTCGCCGATCGGTTGATCCCCTACGTCAAGGCCCGCGGCTTCACCCACATCGAGCTGATGCCGATCTCTGAGCATCCCTTCGATGGCTCCTGGGGCTACCAGGTGACTGGCTGGTATGCCCCCACCAGCCGCTTCGGCAGCCCGGATGAATTCCGCGCCTTCGTAGACCGTTGCCACAGCGAAGGCATCGGCGTGATCCTCGACTGGGTGCCGGGCCACTTCCCCAAGGACGCCCACGGCCTGGCCTTCTTTGATGGGGCCCACCTCTACGAGCACGCCGACCCGCGGATCGGCGAGCATAAGGAATGGGGCACCCTGATCTTCAACTACAGCCGCAATGAAGTTCGTAACTTCCTGGTGGCCAACCTGGTGTATTGGTTCGAGCAATTCCACATCGATGGCATCCGCGTCGATGCGGTGGCCTCGATGCTCTATCGCGACTACCTGCGCCCCGATGGTGAGTGGCTGCCCAACGAACACGGTGGCCGTGAAAACACCGAAGCGGTGCGTTTCCTCCAGCAGGCCAACCACGTGCTGTTTGAGCACTTCCCGGGCGCCCTTTCGATCGCTGAGGAATCCACCACCTGGCCCATGGTGACCCAGCCCACCAACATCGGCGGTCTGGGCTTCAACCTCAAATGGAACATGGGCTGGATGCACGACATGCTCGATTATTTCGAGCTGGATCCCTGGTTCCGCCAGTTCCACCAGAACAATGTGACATTCTCGATCTGGTATGCCTTCACCGAGAACTTCATGTTGGCGCTCAGCCACGACGAAGTGGTGCACGGCAAGAGCAATCTGCTCCACAAAATGCCGGGCGACGACTGGCAGAAATTCGCCAACGTGCGGGCCCTGCTGGCCTACATGTGGACCCACCCCGGCAAGAAGACCATCTTCATGGGGATGGAATTTGGCCAGCGCGCCGAATGGAATGTCTGGGGTGATTTACAGTGGGAGCTGCTCGAATACGACGCCCATCAGGGCCTGCAGCGCCTGGTGGACGACCTGAACGTCTTCTACAAGTCTGAGCGAGCCCTCTGGGGCGATGACTTCAGCGAATTCGGCTTCCAGTGGATCGATTGCAACGACAACCGCCACTCGATCATCAGCTTTATGCGCCGCGAAAGCGCCACCGGCTCCTGGCTGGTGGTGGTGGCCAACTTCACCCCCCAGAGCCATTCCCATTACCGGGTAGGCGTGCCGTTGGAAGGCTTCTACACAGAGGCGTTCAACACCGACGCCGAGCGCTATGGCGGCAGCAACCTGGGCAACCTGGGCGGCAAGTTCACCGACGAGTGGGGCATCCACGGCTACGAGCACTCGTTGGATCTCTGCCTGCCGCCCCTGAGCGTGTTGGTATTCCGCCGCGACGAAAAACGCAGCGTCATCTCGCTCGGGTAG